One stretch of Miscanthus floridulus cultivar M001 chromosome 18, ASM1932011v1, whole genome shotgun sequence DNA includes these proteins:
- the LOC136523791 gene encoding uncharacterized protein — translation MEQILGMQAQLMQAMMQRLDNEPARGPPPVQVRDKHREFMKGRPPVFTHVSDPMEADDWLRAVEKQLNIVQCNDLEKEFKDNFWSYHIPDGLMELKQKEFRSLKQGSMTVVEYRDKFAQLSRYAPNDVAEDKDNQCRFLKGLFDGLQLQLMSNTYPNF, via the exons atggaacaaatattgggaatgcaagcgcagctgatgcaagctatgatgcagcgcttggacaatgaacctgcaagaggaccaccgcctgttcaagTCAGAGATAAGCAtagagagtttatgaagggtcgtcCACCAGTGTTCACTCATgtctcagaccctatggaggcagatgattggttgcgtgctgtagaGAAGCAACTTAATATAGTACAATGCAACGAtctggagaag gaattcaaggacaatttctggtcttatcatatccctgatggactcaTGGAATTGAAGCAGAAGGAATTCAGATCCCTCaaacaaggatccatgactgtggtggagtatcgtgacaagtttgctcaactatcacgctatgctccaaatgatgtggctGAGGACAAGGATAATCaatgccgtttcctcaagggactctttgatggactgcagcttcaactgatgtccaacacctaccccaaCTTTTAG